The region tatctcatatggagtcttttgaaccttcttagtaggaaaacggttaagtgtgaaagccgctatttctagagcgtaaccccagaaacttagtggaagatctgcatgactcatcatcggTCGCACCCTGTCCAACAAGGTGCCATTTATCCTCTCTGAAattccattccattgaggtgttcctggcggagtgagttgtaatgcaataccacactctttcaaatactctctaaattcggtgcttaagtattcaaCCCCACGATCGGATTGTATGATCTTAATACTTGCAcctccgccaatttgcttctctacttcaaccttgtattctttaaatttttcaaaagaatcggatttgttcttcataagatatacatatccatatctactgaaatcatcagtaaaggttatgaagtagtagtagcctcctctagccatcaCACACATTaggccacatacatcactatatACTAGCTCCAGAcatttagtggccctttgacccttaccagtgaaaggggctttagtcatcttaccaagcaaacaagattcgcattctgggtatgattcaaaatcaaacttatccaagtatccatccttatataatttggatatgcgtttctcatttatgtggcctagacgacaatgccagaggtatgtttgatttgagtcattcattttaagtcatttgttttctatattacaaacatgattatctaaatcaagaacatataaaccattaaataaatgcgcaacaccataggttaaatcattccAAGCAAAAGAGCAATTGTTGTTCTTTATTATAAAcggaaaacctttcttgtccaaacaagaaacagaaataatgtttctgcgaatcgcatgtacgtaaaaacagtcttctagttctaaaacaagcccagagggcatagataaataataagtccctataGCTAAAataacaacttttgctccattgcctactcttaggtccacttctcccttagccaaagttctacttctctgcaggccctgcacatttatacaaatgtgagaagcacaaCCAGTATccaatacccaagatgtagaaatagacaaattgacttctataacataaatacctgatcaagaaatctgaactgctttctttttcttcagatcctccgAGTAAATtagacagtttctcttccagtgaccatctttcttacagtagtgacattcacccttggccacaccacctttaggctttaaagcctatttgggacctgactttggcttgggtgtagaatcatATCCAATCTTTTTCTTACCCTTCCActttcccttccctttggccttacctttatttcccaccatcagtatgggagcaggttcagctgtcttcatgttggtctcatatgttctcaacagatacaacaattcagtaggtgttttgtcaaattcattcatcaGTCCAATTTCTTGACTCAGTGACAAGCAAATACAGCCTTTTCTTTATCCTTGGACATATCAATGCTTCATTTTTCTGGACCTcatctctcttttctctcattctTGTCATTAAGTTAAAGTGTATCTCCTGTAACATTATTACAAGGGGCATGTACCTAATTCCAACAAACACAGTAGATATTAATAGACACATTATACTAACATTTTATTATTCTGAAACAGGTTTTTAGCATAACATTTTAGTAGCACAATATACTAACACAATTTATTATTCTAAATAAAACTGCAAATATAATTTTACCTTTCATTTATGATCCATGCATTGAAACATTCACTCATATTGTTCTCTACATTATCATCTTTTGAATGAGTAAAGAAGGAAGCCTTACTCCACAGTTTTGGATCCAACTTGGAGAGTTGATCATGAGCTGCCTTTGAAGGTTTTTGAAGGTCTTTCATAGCTCTTTGATGTGCAACATGGTGTGTTGCACAACAAGCATTCCAAAAAGGTCTTTTCACTGTAAGTGATGGGAACCTACATACAATATCATGTTTACTATCAGTGAAGGCATATGCATGAATGAAACATATAAGTGcattcaaatttatttaaatattgtACCTTTTCCTTAAATTGCTGTAAATGTGTCTTGTACAGAACCTGTGTTTCACCCATGGAAGCACATCTTTTAGGGCATTGTCAAGGCCCTTCTGTTGGTCATTGATGACTGTATAGCCATCTCCATCTCCAAGATTTAGATCAGCACTGTAGAGGTCAGTAAATAACTTCCAGGACTCAATATTTTCACTCTCCACCACAACATATGCAATTGGGAATATTTGAATGTTGCTATCCCTTCCAACTGCAGACAATTATTGGCCCCCATAAACAGTTTTCAAGAAGCACCCAAACCCTATCACTGGTCTACATCTAGCCTTCCATCCCTTCTTCAAAGTATCATAGCATATGTAAATCCTCTTGAACTTATTTGCATCAGTTTCATTCAGTCTTGTTATCCTTATCTGAATTGTATTGTTGGACTAAGTCTTCAATATCTCATGTGCAAAATCACTAAGTCTAGAGTA is a window of Apium graveolens cultivar Ventura chromosome 11, ASM990537v1, whole genome shotgun sequence DNA encoding:
- the LOC141696247 gene encoding uncharacterized protein LOC141696247 → MTIRVNNVPKAGLQSFPICPIGSDESDFGSQELRSDYSSSEDENSKIGYIGPPNSKKSMQEFRDAVREYGIKDRRGIQFVTNDALRCQVCCEADFGRDSNIQIFPIAYVVVESENIESWKLFTDLYSADLNLGDGDGYTVINDQQKGLDNALKDVLPWVKHRFCTRHIYSNLRKRFPSLTVKRPFWNACCATHHVAHQRAMKDLQKPSKAAHDQLSKLDPKLWSKASFFTHSKDDNVENNMSECFNAWIINERYMPLVIMLQEIHFNLMTRMREKRDEVQKNEALICPRIKKRLYLLVTESRNWTDE